In Rattus norvegicus strain BN/NHsdMcwi chromosome 3, GRCr8, whole genome shotgun sequence, a genomic segment contains:
- the Cyss gene encoding cystatin-S precursor, with amino-acid sequence MAYLLHAQLFLLTTFILVLNMRLCPVLGHFLGGIEKSSMEEEGASEALNYAVNEYNEKNSDLYLSRVVEVKDVQKQVVAGTKFFFDVILGKTICLKTQGDLTNCPLNEEADQQEHEFCSFVVHDIPWENYIVLLSSSCHSI; translated from the exons ATGGCCTACCTGCTCCATGCTCAACTATTTCTACTGACTACCTTTATATTAGTTTTGAACATGAGACTTTGTCCTGTTCTAGGTCACTTTCTGGGTGGCATAGAGAAGTCTAGcatggaggaggaaggagcctcagaaGCATTGAACTATGCTGTCAATGAATATAATGAAAAGAACAGTGACTTGTACCTGAGCCGTGTGGTGGAAGTGAAGGATGTCCAAAAGCAG GTGGTGGCTGGAACcaaatttttctttgatgtgATTCTAGGCAAAACAATATGTTTGAAGACACAGGGTGACTTGACCAACTGTCCCTTAAATGAAGAGGCTGATCAGCAGGAG CATGAATTCTGCTCTTTCGTGGTTCATGATATCCCATGGGAGAATTATATTGTCTTGCTGAGCTCCAGCTGTCATAGTATATGA